In Trichlorobacter lovleyi, the DNA window GCCATGCCTAAAGCATCGCAAATTCGGCCCGGTTTTTCCCTTTCTGTTTTGCCACGTACATCAGTTGGTCAGACCGCCCCAGTATTTCATCGTATCTGACATTGCCGGACCTGCTTGTTATGACACCCACACTGGCCGTTACTTGCCAGCCGGATTGACTGGTCATTATCTCCAGCGCCTGCAGAAGCTTTCCGATAGCTTGCCTGGCCTGTTCCTCATCTATTTCCGGGTAACAGATAGCAAACTCGTCACCGCCGATTCTGCCGGCACTATCTGTCTTGCGGATGGCCGTAAGAAGGGTCTGACTGACATGCTGCAGCAGGGTATCTCCCCGGGCATGTCCCTGGGTGTCATTTACCAGCTTGAAGTTGTCAAGATCTATAAAAGCCAGTGTCAAAGGGTGTTGATAACGTTGTGCCCGCCTGATCTCTTCCTCAACCCTGTCACGGAATGCCCCTTTGTTCAACAGTCCTGTCAGACGATCCGTGGTTGCGCGGAGTTGTTCCCGTTGCAAAGCGCGCTTCAGTTGGGCCTGTAATGCAATTGCATAGGCAATCAGGGCAAAGACCCCTAAGCGATTTACCGCATTCCATGAAAGCAGCGGGACACTGGCACCAGATTTAAGATGCACGTAGTTGCCTAATAACCAGCACACGCCGGCTGTTCCGGCAACCACCAAGCCCTCAAGCCTCCCGCAATATCTGGCTGCTATCAGGACTGGGGCTGCGTACAACAGCAACATGGAGACATCGGAGCCGGTTCTGAAGTCAAAATATCCGGTCAATAATGCCCAGGCAACACAGCAAATAACAATCAAATGCTTCTGTAGCATATCAAGCCTCCTGCTGAACATCCGTCTGCCTGAGTTTACTGCCACCAAAGACAGGCGGTCCGGATGATATCGATATGCTTCGAGTGTAGCAACTAGTTATGGAGAAACGAATGCATTTCTTGTACGAGCTTCAGGACACCAGCCTGCTCTGACAGATACCAGTCCGCCTGGCTTGTGTCATTTTTGCCGACCCGGATAGAAAAGATGTTTCTGCTGCCCAGGGCAAAGACATCTTCGTCCGTTACATCATCACCCACAAAGATTGCCTGGTCCCGGCCGGTCTGTGTCATTAACTCCAGTAACGCATCCCCTTTGTTTGGAGCATCCTGGGGAACAAGGTTCAGCACGCATTTTCCGTCCACCACACGTGGTGGTGGGGTAAGCGTCGTGATTATGTCATGCAAGCGTGTTGCTACCTGTTCCTGATCAGGTGCGTGGCGATAATGAACCGACAGGCTTGCGCCTTTATCCTCCAGCAGAATCCCGACATCAGAGGTCTCCAGTCGTTGCAGCAGCTGCATCTTCCAGCTTTGCACAAGTTCTTTGAACCGTGCCTCTGCAGCCTTCCAGACTGGCAACCCTTCTGCTCCATGGTTACCAATCAGGTGGCTGGGCGCAAATTCAAAAAAGCGCATTGCATCACGTCTGCTCCGGCCGGTTATGACGGCAACCGGCAGATACTGCATAATCATCCGCAACTCCTGCTGCAGTTCTCCTGAAACCTCAATCATATGCGGGTCAGGATTGATTGGGGCCAACGTGCCGTCCAGATCAAAGGCTATCAGCGTTTGGGGGGTTATGAAGCCCTGCAGCGCCCCAAGCCCTGCTTTAGTGAAAATATCGTTCATGTCATCTTTCCGATCCGTGCTGCCAACCGCTCCCGTTGTCTGACCCGTGCGGCATCCAGCAACATCCGCCCGGCCCAGCGGTAGACGTTAAAGTCCTGCACCTGGGCTCGCATACTGCGCATCCGCTCCTGCTGTTCGTAGGCCGGCATGGTAAGCCCCTGGTAGAGTGCCTCGGCGGTTTGCTCCACATGGTAGGGGTTGACGATCAGGGCCTCATGCAGTTCATTGGCAGCACCGGTAAACTGGCTTAAGATCAAGACTCCCTGCTCATCATCACGGGCAGCCACATATTCTTTGGCAACCAGATTCATGCCGTCATGCAGGCTGGTCACCATGCAGACATTGCTGGCCCGGTAGTAGCGGTTAACCAGGTCCGGTTCATGGTGCTCAGCCTTCAGGATAATGGCAGGAACTCCATCACGGCTGAAGCGCTGGTTGATCCGTTCGGTCAGGGCATGCACGCGGGTCTCAAAACTCTGATATTCTTCCAGGGCTGAGCGGCTTGGGGCCGCGATCTGTACGAAGCTGAAGCGTCCAACCAGTTCAGGGTGCAGCTCCAGCATCCGTTCTACTGCCATGAAGCGTTCCGGAATACCCTTGGTGTAATCCAGCCGGTCCACTCCGAGTCCCAGAAGATGGTCAGTTGGGAGGTCAAGTTCTGCCAGAATCTCAACCCGGGTCTGTGCCACCGGCGGCAGGGTGCCCTGCCAAGCAGGTGGCCACTGGATCGAGATCGGGTAGTCTTCCACCATGGTCAGCTGGCCACCATGGAAAATGGTGGATGATTCATGCTCGATCCTGGTTTCCAGGTAACGATCCGTGGTTTCCAGGAAGTTTTTGCAGTGGAACGGGGTATGGAACCCTAAAATGGTGCTCCCCAGCATCCCCTGCAGCAGTTCTTCCCGCCAGGGGCAGATGCCGAATGATTCCGGGTTGGGCCAGGGAATGTGCCAGAAGGTGATGATGGTGGCCTTGGGGAGCCGTTTCCTGATCATGGCCGGCAACAGGGCAAAGTGGTAGTCCTGCACCAGCACCACCGGATCTTCACTGTTCGCCTCATGCACCACGGCATCAGCAAAGCGCCGGTTAATCTTCTGATACGACTCCCAGTCGCTGCTGCGGAAGATCGGCCGCACATGGGCATTGTGACAGAGTGGCCATAGCCCTTCGTTGGCAAAGCCGTAGTAGTAGCCCTGTTCCTCTTCCTGTGTCAGCCAGATCCGGCGCAGATTGTATTCCGGCTTGGCTGGCGGTACTCCCACCCGGTCATGGCCATCAACGGTTTCGCGGTCGGCTGAACCGCTGCCGTGGGCGATCCAGGTGCCGGAACAGGCCCGCATCACCGGCTCCACCGCCGTGACCAGGCCGCTTGCCGGACGGTGTACAATCACCCCCTGATCCGTCTTGACATGGATATACGGTTCCCGGTTGGAAACCACCAACACCTGATCACCGGTCAACTGCTTGTTCAGCAAGGCCCGCAGGGCAGCCGGGTTCCAGGTGGTGGTCATATCGTCGGCATGGCGGCGTTCTGTCTCCAGGTTGCGCAGCAGGGTACGCATCTCCCCCACCAGTGGCTGCAGTTCAGCACTGGCCGGCTGGCTGAAGGGGCGCAGAATCCCTTCCCCCCGCATCATGGCCCGTACCCCCTCCAGCCATCCTTGCCAGCTTAAGTGCGCCACCAGCACGGTGATCAGCGAGATCACCACCCCCAGCACCACGAACAGGATGATCACATACTTGCGGGTATCGGCACTGCGGCGCTCCACATAGCTCATGTCGTGGATCAGCAGCAGGGAACCGAGTGATGTGCCTTCGTAGGTCAGCGGCGTGGTGACAACATGAACCGGTCCCTGGGGGAGGCGGATCAGGTGCAACGGATCCTTTGCATCAGCTTCATGTGAGGTGCAGGTGATGGCCTTGGGAAAGAATGAAGAACGGTAGAGCAGTTTGTTTTTTGTATCGCAGACCCCCACCGCCAACAGACGTTCATCCTGGGTTGCCCGCTGGAGTAGCGCGTTAATCCTGGAGCGTTCACCTTTTTGTACCAGATCAGCCAACGGTTCCTGCAAGGTGCTGCTGATCAGCCGGGAGCGCATGTCCAGGTCGCGGGAAAACCAGCGCAAATTCAGATCATCAAAGAGTGGCACCACAGCATAGGCTAAAAGTGCCAAGGCGCAGGCCAGCGGTAAGACAAAACGAAGCGAGAGGTGCAATGATCGGAAGGAAAATCCGGATCGGCTCTGCTTCATTGCCGTTTCTCGCGCCGCACAATCTTTAGCGTAATGTCGGCAGTTGCAGCAGTTTTGGCTGAAGAACGGCCTTGCAAAATTAATGGCTCAGGAAGCCCTAACTCTTGCGTGAGATAATTTTTTAGCACAGCAACCTCCCTGTTGTTTTTTCTGGATGAGGATTCAATCAGAAAACGGAAACCGGCAGGTCCCCCCGGCAACTGGTTGATTATGGCAAGTGCCTTGATGCTCGCCGGTGAAAGGCTCTTGTCTTTGTTGAACTGGAGTGGCGGTAAAAGGGCTGTCTCGGCTATTGCGAGTTTCACCGGCAATGTAAGGGCCCGTTCAAGCTGCCGGGAAAGCAATAGACGTTCGTCATCACTGACCGGGTAATCCCGCTGCAGGGTTGCAGTTACTACAAGCGGTTTTCCTGGTTCTGAAAAGGTCAGCCGGGTGTCTGCAACAGGGAAGGGGGCAAAGGCCTGGTTCAGCTCTGCCCTTGCCGTTGAAACCAGGCGTTCCACCTTGGCGCTGATCTCGGCAGAGGTCTCAGGAGGCGGAGTCAAAGAAACGTTTTGAAGCAAGCTTGCTGCTTGTTCAGGCACCTTTTCAGAGGCAACAAGAACCTGTTCCAGCTGCAGGTCAACAGGAGATTGAAAGTCCTGTTTCAATTCTGTTTCCAGTTTGTCGACCGCCTGTCTGGCAATAAGCGTGGTGGTATTTACCGATGCCCTGACCACAAGTTTTCCCTGCTGGATGACATAGCTATAGCTGGTCATCCGTGATCTCTTTTCAATGTTCAGCTGATTTTTCAAGACCCGCTCAATCCGTTTTCTGGTGTTTACCTTCTTGATATCCACCACCAGGGTATAGATCAACGGGATCGAGATCAGTGACAAAAGCCCGGTGATGATCATCAGGCGGGTACGCCGTGAATGCTGGTGCGTATCCACCTGACTGCTCCGGAACCCCATGATGAAGAAAACCAGGTTTGAGGTCAGCACAATCGCCACGAAGTTGGTGAAAAACAGCAGGAATCCGCCCATACCCAGCAGCATCTGCCCTGTGCCCAGGCCATAGCCGGTGACGCTTAAGGGGGGGATAACCGCCGTGGCCACTGCCACACCGGTAGCTGTGATCAGGTAGTTGCGCTTGGTGCAGAGGGCAACGGCACCGACAATCCCGGAAAACATTGCCACAAACAGATCATAGATATTGGGCCGCACCCTGGACAGAATCTCTGCCGTCGGTTCCTTGAGCGGTGATAGCAGGGTGATGATGGCGGTAAGCAGAATGGTAAGGAACACACTGATAGCAATGGTGCGGAAGGCGCGGCGGGCCAGCATCAGATCGCCAATAGTAACAGCCAGGCCCGATGAGATGATTGGACCCATCAGGGGAGAGATCAGCATGGCGCCGATTACCACTGCTACGCTGTTGGTAAGCAGGCCCAGCAAGGCGATCAGGCCGGCCATCAATAACATCAGGTAGTAGATCCAGGAATGATCCCCGCCTGAAGCCATCTCTTTGATGATTTCCTGATGATTGACTATCTCGGTCTTGAACGCAAGATAGGCCTTAAGTTTCCTCAGATAATAGCGAATATAGGTAGTTGTCATTCAGGTGTACCGATCCCGGCAGGTGACCGGGGTAAATAACCACGTTGTGCGTTACTGAATGCACCGGTTGCACTGTTTACAATCAATCCCGGCTCACGTCTGTGATGCATCAGCAGCTCCTTTCAACGACATAAATTTAACAGCAGCTTTGTTCCATTATACATTGATTCAAGGCTGCAACGAGCTCAGTGGTCAAAATATGATGCGGTAAGGTGGCGGTGGGCAACATTGCTGTCAGCATAACCCATTGTTGTGGCCCGGCTCCGGTAGAACCAATCAACAACGTTTGTGGCTCTGGTTGTAGGGACGGGGGTACCTGTGTTCAGGGGTGGCTCGTCCTGTCCGTGCCATGTGCGTATGTGACGGCCTTACTTCTTGCGCTTTTTAGTAGATGCTGTGCGACGGTTTTTCTTTGGTGGTGCCGCCTTGTCCGTGTCCATGATAACCGGTATCAGCCGCTCAAGTTTTGGATCAATTGACTTTGCCTTGTTGAAATACTCCCTGGCAGCGTCCCGGTTCCCTTTTTTGTAGTAAATCCGGCCAAGGGCGTAGTGAGCCCTGGCATGGTCGGGATTGATCCGGATGGCTGTTTCGTACTCATCAACGGCATCAGCCGTATCCTTACGGTAATCGTAGATCAGCCCCAGGCGGTAGTGGCTTTCCGGATCCAGCGGGTCATGCTGCACCCAGGCCCTGAGCAGTTCCTCCAAATCGTTGTAACGTTTTTCCCTGACATACAGTTTGATCAGGTTTGTCCGGGACTGCTCATCATCAGGAATCTGCCTGATAACCTCTTTGAATTGTATGGTTGCCGCGTCGTACTGCTTCTGAGCCATCAGCAGCTCTGCCAGGCCGCGGCGGGCCTCAACATTATCTGGGGCCATTCGTATGGTTGTCTGATACTCGGAGATAGCCTGATTATGCTCCTTGAGTTGTGTTAATAACTCTGCCAATTTGAAATGTGGCAAGGGGTTGTTGGGACGCAGGGTTGTCAGTTCTTGATACTGTGCCAATGCTTCTCTGTAGCGTCCTTTCAACACCAGTATTTCAGCCAGACGCCTACGTGCATCGACCTGCTGTCCATCAAGCTCAATAACCTTTCGGTATTCTGTTGATGCGGTATCCAGGCGCCCCTGGCGCTCGTACAAAACACCCAGGGAGTAGTGCAGGTTCGCCCTCCCCGGAATCTTTTCCAGTAATTGGCGGAAAAGACTGATCGCTTCCTGATCATTTCCTTCCAACATCAGGGTGTCTGCAAGTTTTTCCTGAACCTGCGGCCAGTCTGGTTTTTGGTCCAGGGCCGCCTGGTAGGCGCTGTGCGCCTTGCTATACTCCTTTAGGAGGTAATGGCTGTCGCCTTTATCCGCATTGATTTGCGCTGAATCCGAGCAGTAGGCTCCGGGCGGGAATACCCCGTACAGACAAATCAGTATGGCCAGCATTGTAATCAATATTTTCATGGTTACTCTTATCCTTTAGCAGGGTGGTGCAAAACTACTGTGGCGGCCGTCTACGGCGTTGCGAGGTACTCGCTCGCTGGCCTGACGAGTTGTCAGGTCTTGGTCGCTGTGCGACTTATGCCTTGTAGCCGGTCTTCCTCTTCACGTTTTTCAAAGCCCTGTTAATTCTGTAATATCATTTGCGTGCAAATTATTTGACTTGCAAAGATAGCAAATGGTTGAATGTAGTGTCAACCCAAAGCGGGAGTTGCTTGCCAGCCTGTTCATGAATCAGGTATAAGCAGTCTGACAAGGAGCTGCCTAGGCAGACTCTGCCAGAAAACTCACTGGAGCAGTTGATGCAACAGCCTTCCGATACGCAGACCATGACAGATATCTTTAATAATTTAAGGCGGGTTTTCCAGGCCTTGAATGAGCAGTCGAAGCAGGTTGAAAAATTGACCAGCCTGACCGGTCCGCAGCTTTGGGCAATACAGACTATTGCCCGGGAAAGTCCTGTGCGGGTATCGCTACTTGCTGAAAAGATGTTTCTGCACCCGGCAACGGTGGTTGGTATCCTGAACCGTCTTGAGGTGCGCGGGTTGATTGTCAGAAACAGGACAAAGCGTGACAGGAGGGTTGTTGAAATTGAGCTGACCGAGTCAGGCAGGGGCTTTGCTGTTGATGCACCGGAAGTCCCCCAAGGCAAGCTGGCAACGGGGCTCAACTCTCTTTCAGCCAGCGAGATGGCTGAAATCCATCGCTCATTACAACGTCTGGTCAGTATTCTTGATGCCCAGGATATGAAGCCGGCCCCCATTACCGCACCCACCCCCTGACAACATGCAAGCGGCTAGGGGGGCTTTTAGGCACGATGGCCCTCCTGGCGGCGCTGACAGGTCGTTGAAAAACTACTGTGGTGCCCGTCTACGGCGTTGCGCGGTGCTCGCTCCTTCGCCTAACTATTTGTTATGTCTCAGTCGCTGTGCGCCGTGCGCCTTGTAGCCGAGCTTCCTCGTGACGTTTTTCAACAGCCTGCTAGCCGCTTAACCTCCCGCCCTCAGCTCTGTAAACCTTTCTATATCCAGGTTGTCGCCCCCTTTTGCCATTGCGGTGCTGCCGTTCGGTTGCAGCATCATTGGCCAGAATTGCAGTTGCTGCCGCTGCAATGACGTTGTATTGCCGCGCATTCATTTTTGCCAAAATAGCGTTTGCCGATAGTGATCCCTTAACCGCACAAGAATTTATTTTTGTTGCTCTACGTTTTCAAGTCTGCTGACTAGCATGCTGAATGCAGCTAAATACGTTGTTTTATGGATATAAATCTGATGCCGTGAACTTGCAAAAGCTGCATCTGGTTCTATAGTTAGTGCCGCAGGAAAACTCCAGGTCGCAATGCAAGGAGTCAGGAATGGCAATAAGAAAAGAACTGCTTGATGAGCTGCGCCAGCGGCGGATCGAGGCGCTGGCCGGTGGCGGTGCGGTAAAGATGGAAAAACGCCACAGCGAGGGGCGACTGGGGGCCCGTGAGCGGGTGGAGCTGTTGTTTGACCGCGAATCGTTCAGTGAGTATGGCATGCATGTCAACCATGCCTGCCACATGCCGGACTTTGCCGATAAATATATGCCGGGTGACGGGGTCGTAACCGGTACCGGCAATGTGGACGGTCGTCCGGTGGCTGTCTACAGCCAGGATTTTACCGTGGGCGGCGGTGCCCTGGGGCAGATGCACGCCAAAAAAATCTGTGACATCATGAACATTGCCTGTGAAACCGGTATTCCGGTGGTGGCAATCAACGATTCAGGCGGTGCCCGGATTCAGGAGGCGATCCACAGCCTGTCCGGTTATGGTCAGGTTTTTTACCAGAATGTGGCCGCGTCCGGCGTGGTGCCGCAGATTGCCATAATAGCCGGTCCCTGTGCCGGTGGCGCTGCCTACAGTCCGGCCCTGATGGATTTTCTGATCCAGACCCGCAGCCATTCCAGCATGTTTATCTGTGGTCCCGAGGTGATCAAGGCCGCCACCGGACAGATCGCACCGATTGAGCAGTATGGCTCGGCCGAGGCCCATGCCTCAGTCAGCGGCAATATCCACTTCATTGCCGAAGATGACCGCCATGCCATCCAGATCGCCCAGCAGCTGATCAGCTTCCTGCCGCTGAATAATCTGCAGGACCCGCCCCATGTGATCCCCACCGAGGTGGTACTTGAACGTGACGACCTGATGAATGAGCTGTTGCCGGACGACCCGAAATCCGGGTTCGATGTCTACGGGGTGATTGACCGATTAATGGACCCGGGGCAGTGGCTGGAAGTGCAGCGTGAATTTGCCCGCAACATAGTAATCGGTTTTGGACGGATCAACGGCATGGTGGTGGGTGTTGTGGCCAACCAGCCGGCTTACAAGGCCGGCTGTCTGGATATTGACAGCTCAGACAAGGCGGCCCGCTTCATCCGTTTCTGTAATGCCTTTAATATCCCGCTGCTCAGCCTGGTTGACGTGCCTGGTTTCATGCCCGGTCTGGCCCAGGAACGGGGCGGGATCATCCGTCACGGTGCCAAGATGCTGTTTGCCTATGCCGCTGCCACGGTCCCCAAGATCACCGTGATCATGCGCA includes these proteins:
- a CDS encoding acyl-CoA carboxylase subunit beta, translated to MAIRKELLDELRQRRIEALAGGGAVKMEKRHSEGRLGARERVELLFDRESFSEYGMHVNHACHMPDFADKYMPGDGVVTGTGNVDGRPVAVYSQDFTVGGGALGQMHAKKICDIMNIACETGIPVVAINDSGGARIQEAIHSLSGYGQVFYQNVAASGVVPQIAIIAGPCAGGAAYSPALMDFLIQTRSHSSMFICGPEVIKAATGQIAPIEQYGSAEAHASVSGNIHFIAEDDRHAIQIAQQLISFLPLNNLQDPPHVIPTEVVLERDDLMNELLPDDPKSGFDVYGVIDRLMDPGQWLEVQREFARNIVIGFGRINGMVVGVVANQPAYKAGCLDIDSSDKAARFIRFCNAFNIPLLSLVDVPGFMPGLAQERGGIIRHGAKMLFAYAAATVPKITVIMRKAYGGAYLAMCSKDMGADFVFAWPCAEIAVMGAESAARIIYKKEIEAAPDRSKKAAELIRFYREHFATPYQAASRDMVTDVIEPSETRARVAQALRISLTKRVTRPAKKHGLIPL
- a CDS encoding tetratricopeptide repeat protein, with amino-acid sequence MKILITMLAILICLYGVFPPGAYCSDSAQINADKGDSHYLLKEYSKAHSAYQAALDQKPDWPQVQEKLADTLMLEGNDQEAISLFRQLLEKIPGRANLHYSLGVLYERQGRLDTASTEYRKVIELDGQQVDARRRLAEILVLKGRYREALAQYQELTTLRPNNPLPHFKLAELLTQLKEHNQAISEYQTTIRMAPDNVEARRGLAELLMAQKQYDAATIQFKEVIRQIPDDEQSRTNLIKLYVREKRYNDLEELLRAWVQHDPLDPESHYRLGLIYDYRKDTADAVDEYETAIRINPDHARAHYALGRIYYKKGNRDAAREYFNKAKSIDPKLERLIPVIMDTDKAAPPKKNRRTASTKKRKK
- a CDS encoding MarR family winged helix-turn-helix transcriptional regulator gives rise to the protein MQQPSDTQTMTDIFNNLRRVFQALNEQSKQVEKLTSLTGPQLWAIQTIARESPVRVSLLAEKMFLHPATVVGILNRLEVRGLIVRNRTKRDRRVVEIELTESGRGFAVDAPEVPQGKLATGLNSLSASEMAEIHRSLQRLVSILDAQDMKPAPITAPTP
- the otsB gene encoding trehalose-phosphatase, with amino-acid sequence MNDIFTKAGLGALQGFITPQTLIAFDLDGTLAPINPDPHMIEVSGELQQELRMIMQYLPVAVITGRSRRDAMRFFEFAPSHLIGNHGAEGLPVWKAAEARFKELVQSWKMQLLQRLETSDVGILLEDKGASLSVHYRHAPDQEQVATRLHDIITTLTPPPRVVDGKCVLNLVPQDAPNKGDALLELMTQTGRDQAIFVGDDVTDEDVFALGSRNIFSIRVGKNDTSQADWYLSEQAGVLKLVQEMHSFLHN
- a CDS encoding TIGR00341 family protein, with product MTTTYIRYYLRKLKAYLAFKTEIVNHQEIIKEMASGGDHSWIYYLMLLMAGLIALLGLLTNSVAVVIGAMLISPLMGPIISSGLAVTIGDLMLARRAFRTIAISVFLTILLTAIITLLSPLKEPTAEILSRVRPNIYDLFVAMFSGIVGAVALCTKRNYLITATGVAVATAVIPPLSVTGYGLGTGQMLLGMGGFLLFFTNFVAIVLTSNLVFFIMGFRSSQVDTHQHSRRTRLMIITGLLSLISIPLIYTLVVDIKKVNTRKRIERVLKNQLNIEKRSRMTSYSYVIQQGKLVVRASVNTTTLIARQAVDKLETELKQDFQSPVDLQLEQVLVASEKVPEQAASLLQNVSLTPPPETSAEISAKVERLVSTARAELNQAFAPFPVADTRLTFSEPGKPLVVTATLQRDYPVSDDERLLLSRQLERALTLPVKLAIAETALLPPLQFNKDKSLSPASIKALAIINQLPGGPAGFRFLIESSSRKNNREVAVLKNYLTQELGLPEPLILQGRSSAKTAATADITLKIVRREKRQ
- a CDS encoding GGDEF domain-containing protein encodes the protein MLQKHLIVICCVAWALLTGYFDFRTGSDVSMLLLYAAPVLIAARYCGRLEGLVVAGTAGVCWLLGNYVHLKSGASVPLLSWNAVNRLGVFALIAYAIALQAQLKRALQREQLRATTDRLTGLLNKGAFRDRVEEEIRRAQRYQHPLTLAFIDLDNFKLVNDTQGHARGDTLLQHVSQTLLTAIRKTDSAGRIGGDEFAICYPEIDEEQARQAIGKLLQALEIMTSQSGWQVTASVGVITSRSGNVRYDEILGRSDQLMYVAKQKGKNRAEFAML
- a CDS encoding alpha,alpha-trehalose-phosphate synthase (UDP-forming), which translates into the protein MKQSRSGFSFRSLHLSLRFVLPLACALALLAYAVVPLFDDLNLRWFSRDLDMRSRLISSTLQEPLADLVQKGERSRINALLQRATQDERLLAVGVCDTKNKLLYRSSFFPKAITCTSHEADAKDPLHLIRLPQGPVHVVTTPLTYEGTSLGSLLLIHDMSYVERRSADTRKYVIILFVVLGVVISLITVLVAHLSWQGWLEGVRAMMRGEGILRPFSQPASAELQPLVGEMRTLLRNLETERRHADDMTTTWNPAALRALLNKQLTGDQVLVVSNREPYIHVKTDQGVIVHRPASGLVTAVEPVMRACSGTWIAHGSGSADRETVDGHDRVGVPPAKPEYNLRRIWLTQEEEQGYYYGFANEGLWPLCHNAHVRPIFRSSDWESYQKINRRFADAVVHEANSEDPVVLVQDYHFALLPAMIRKRLPKATIITFWHIPWPNPESFGICPWREELLQGMLGSTILGFHTPFHCKNFLETTDRYLETRIEHESSTIFHGGQLTMVEDYPISIQWPPAWQGTLPPVAQTRVEILAELDLPTDHLLGLGVDRLDYTKGIPERFMAVERMLELHPELVGRFSFVQIAAPSRSALEEYQSFETRVHALTERINQRFSRDGVPAIILKAEHHEPDLVNRYYRASNVCMVTSLHDGMNLVAKEYVAARDDEQGVLILSQFTGAANELHEALIVNPYHVEQTAEALYQGLTMPAYEQQERMRSMRAQVQDFNVYRWAGRMLLDAARVRQRERLAARIGKMT